The Desulfobaculum xiamenense DNA window GTCGTGCAGGTGATCTCCTCGAAGGTGGAGATCGTCTGGAAGCGCCGACCCGCGGAAGTGGGTTTCAGTTTGCGCACAGCCATGCCTAGACTCCTTCGAACAGTTCGATCTTGTGACCCTCGGCCAGGGTGACATAAGCCTTCTTGTACCCGGACTCGACACCGACACGACGACCGAAACGAGTGCGGGGACGGGGGCGGCGCCGAATGACATTCACGCCCGCAACCTTCACATCGAATGCCTTCTCAACCGCTTTGGCGATCTCGATCTTGTTGGC harbors:
- the rplW gene encoding 50S ribosomal protein L23, which produces MEYTKVIIKPLISEKAAMLHEDTNQVLFYVHPDANKIEIAKAVEKAFDVKVAGVNVIRRRPRPRTRFGRRVGVESGYKKAYVTLAEGHKIELFEGV